Proteins from a single region of bacterium:
- a CDS encoding alpha/beta fold hydrolase — protein sequence MSRIRIDREGTGPPLVLVHSLLTDARAFDPVAPRLGGRFELHRVWLPGFGASEPLADPSPTLFDISESLAEALEAAGLTGPEVAVLGNGFGSFVCVALAAAHGDLFGPLIVANGGAAFSEPRRAAFTTMSDLVSDSGMEAVVETAVRRIFTAEYLQAHPEAVAERRGVLLEIDPGSFAASCRALRDMDLRPRLGAIGNPTLVIAGAADATTPPEMGAELAAGLRDAEFVVLENCGHCPPLESPTAFCEALEDFLARRSAS from the coding sequence GTGTCACGCATCCGGATCGACCGGGAGGGAACCGGACCGCCACTCGTGCTGGTCCACTCGTTGCTGACCGATGCCCGCGCCTTCGACCCTGTCGCGCCGCGACTGGGCGGCCGGTTCGAACTCCACCGGGTCTGGCTACCGGGCTTCGGCGCCTCCGAGCCGCTCGCCGATCCCTCACCGACGCTGTTCGACATCTCCGAGTCCCTCGCCGAGGCTCTGGAGGCTGCCGGCCTCACCGGTCCCGAGGTGGCGGTGCTGGGCAACGGCTTCGGGAGCTTCGTGTGCGTGGCGCTCGCCGCTGCCCACGGTGACCTCTTCGGACCGCTGATCGTGGCGAACGGCGGCGCCGCCTTCTCCGAGCCGCGCCGCGCCGCCTTCACGACCATGAGCGACCTGGTCAGCGACTCGGGCATGGAGGCCGTCGTGGAGACGGCGGTGCGGCGCATCTTCACCGCCGAGTACCTCCAGGCGCATCCCGAGGCCGTGGCGGAACGGCGCGGCGTGCTCCTGGAGATCGATCCGGGCTCGTTCGCCGCCTCCTGCCGGGCGCTGCGCGACATGGACCTGCGCCCGCGGCTCGGCGCCATCGGCAACCCGACCCTGGTGATCGCAGGCGCCGCTGACGCCACCACCCCGCCGGAAATGGGCGCCGAACTGGCCGCCGGCCTGCGCGACGCCGAGTTCGTCGTACTGGAGAACTGCGGGCACTGCCCCCCGCTGGAGAGCCCCACGGCGTTCTGCGAGGCGCTGGAGGACTTCCTGGCGCGGAGGAGTGCGTCCTGA